In one Rhopalosiphum padi isolate XX-2018 chromosome 3, ASM2088224v1, whole genome shotgun sequence genomic region, the following are encoded:
- the LOC132924780 gene encoding sentrin-specific protease 1-like — MDQQLILDVIELVSSGDESVVGTSLQEISEKMNLSRINYIQSDRQNIIFPGLFNGTLFQSFSRNCIDQLILSLPPVFFKDLVRGGFDKATKSMGATIKNLFFYDKVITPTHLEGNHWTFTVVNIKSRSITLYDSIKSSIYEDQINLLVEFLNHAYLKYEKPVDDQRLEWSLNFGESPLQNNTSDCGVFTCTNARHVLLGKPLYYTQEDAPLLRHRITFEILNNVLLPTPDIS; from the exons ATGGATCAACAACTTATTTTGGATGTAATTGAGCTTGTCTCCTCCGGTGATGAAAGTGTTGTTGGAACCAGCCTACAAGAAATTTctgaaaaaatgaatttaagtaGAATAAATTACATTCAGTCGGAtcgtcaaaatataatatttcctgG ATTGTTCAATGGAACATTATTTCAGTCTTTTAGCCGAAATTGTATTGATCAATTAATACTGAGCTTACCACCAGTTTTTTTTAAGGATCTAGTAAGAGGTGGGTTCGATAAAGCTACCAAATCAATGGGAgccacaataaaaaatttatttttttatgataaggTGATTACTCCCACACACCTGGAGGGTAATCACTGGACGTTTACAGTGGTTAATATTAAAAGTCGTAGCATAACTTTATACGATAGTATTAAATCTAGTATATATGAAGACCAAATTAATTTACTAGTCGAATTTTTGAATCATGCATACCTTAAATATGAGAAGCCGGTTGATGATCAACGATTAGAATGGTCATTAAACTTTGGTGAATCCCCGTTACAAAATAATACGTCTGATTGTGGTGTATTTACATGCACAAATGCCAGACATGTTTTACTGGGAAAACCATTATACTACACCCAGGAAGATGCCCCACTCTTACGACACAGAATCACATTTGAAATTCTAAATAATGTGTTGTTACCTACTCCGGATATTTCATAA
- the LOC132924781 gene encoding sentrin-specific protease 1-like: MDQPIILDEIDLISSDDENVVGTSPPEIFEKMNFSRIHYIHSDRQIIIFPGYDIEVFTELVNCISKKKKNDKLQCQHSIFCTIGNLLNVFNPHLWMTESLMEHYFSLLAKSCSDQLVLSLEPVFFKDLIRGGFDKATKSMRATIKNVYAYDKLITPTYLEGNHWTLTVVNIKSRTITLYDSVKSSIYEDQINLLVEFLIESYKKYEKPVDEQQLQWTLDFGDSPLQSNTSDCGVFTCTNARHVLLGKPFYYTQEDAPLLRHRITFEILNNVLLPTPDAPQFFLK, from the coding sequence ATGGATCAACCAATTATTTTGGATGAAATTGACCTTATCTCCTCCGATGATGAAAATGTTGTTGGAACCAGCCCACctgaaatttttgaaaaaatgaattttagtaGAATACATTACATTCATTCGGAtcgtcaaattattatatttccagGATATGATATAGAGGTTTTTACGGAACtagtaaattgtatttctaagaaaaaaaaaaatgataaactacAATGTCAACATTCTATTTTTTGTACAATaggaaatttattaaatgtatttaatccaCATCTATGGATGACAGAATCTTTAATGGAACATTATTTTAGTCTTTTGGCCAAAAGTTGTTCGGACCAATTAGTACTTAGCTTAGAACCAGTTTTTTTTAAGGATCTCATAAGGGGTGGGTTTGACAAAGCTACCAAGTCAATGAGAgccacaataaaaaatgtatatgcttATGATAAGCTTATAACTCCCACATACCTAGAGGGTAATCATTGGACGTTGACTGTGGTGAATATTAAGAGTCGTACCATTACTTTATACGATAGTGTAAAATCAAGCATATATGaagatcaaattaatttattagttgaatTTTTGATTGAgtcatacaaaaaatatgagAAGCCGGTTGATGAACAACAATTACAATGGACATTAGACTTTGGAGATTCTCCATTGCAAAGTAATACATCTGATTGTGGTGTATTTACATGCACAAATGCCAGACATGTTTTACTAGGAAAACCATTTTACTACACCCAGGAAGATGCCCCACTCTTACGACATAGAATCACATTTGAAATCTTAAATAATGTGTTGTTACCTACTCCGGATGCTCCACAAttctttttgaaataa
- the LOC132924783 gene encoding sentrin-specific protease 1-like, with amino-acid sequence MDQQLILDVIELVSSDDESVVGTSKPAIPDINEKINLSRINYIQSNRQNIIFPGYNRQVFAELVNYISKKQKNDQLQCNHSFYCTMGTLLRVFNPLLWMSDCTMEHYFSLLAKSCTDQLILSLPPVFFQDLVRGGFDKATKSMGATIKNLFFYDKVITPTHLEGNHWTFTVVNIKSRSITLYDSIKSSIYEDQINLLVEFLNHAYLKYEKPVDDQRLEWSLNFGESPLQNNTSDCGVFTCTNARHVLLGKPLYYTQDDAPLLRHRITYEILHNVLLPTPDIS; translated from the coding sequence ATGGATCAACAACTAATTTTGGATGTTATTGAGCTTGTCTCCTCCGATGATGAAAGTGTTGTTGGAACCAGCAAACCAGCAATACctgatattaatgaaaaaataaatttaagtagaataaattacatacaGTCGAatcgtcaaaatattatatttccaggGTACAATAGACAGGTTTTTGCAGAACTAGTGAATTATATttcaaagaaacaaaaaaatgatcaaCTACAATGTAATCATTCTTTTTATTGTACAATGGGAACTTTATTAAGAGTATTTAATCCACTTCTATGGATGTCGGATTGTACTATGGAACATTATTTCAGTCTTTTAGCCAAAAGTTGTACGGATCAATTAATACTGAGCTTACCACCAGTTTTTTTTCAGGATCTAGTAAGAGGTGGGTTCGATAAAGCTACAAAATCAATGGGAgccacaataaaaaatttatttttttatgataaggTGATTACTCCCACACACCTGGAGGGTAATCACTGGACGTTTACAGTGGTTAATATTAAAAGTCGTAGCATAACTTTATACGATAGTATTAAATCTAGTATATATGAAGACCAAATTAATTTACTAGTCGAATTTTTGAATCATGCATACCTTAAATATGAGAAGCCGGTTGATGATCAACGATTAGAATGGTCATTAAACTTTGGTGAATCCCCGTTACAAAATAATACGTCTGATTGTGGTGTATTTACATGCACAAATGCCAGACATGTTTTACTGGGAAAACCATTATACTACACCCAGGATGATGCCCCACTTTTACGCCACAGAATCACGTATGAAATCTTGCATAATGTGTTGTTACCAACTCCGGATATTtcataa